A part of [Limnothrix rosea] IAM M-220 genomic DNA contains:
- the ntrB gene encoding nitrate ABC transporter permease, translating into MASSATEIRPRRKKNPLRFLYAPRVIRPLVAIAVLLVIWQIVCAGPDSNLPSPVQVFQDTKDLIFDPFFDDGGTNKGLGLQILASLTRVAIGFTGASVVGIGLGILIGTNKLVYDALDPVFQVLRTIPPLAWLPIALASFQQAEPSAIFVIFITAIWPIVINTTVGVQQIPQDYQNVSRVLRLSKVEYFFNILFPAAVPYIFTGLRIGIGLSWLAIVAAEMLIGGVGIGFFIWDAYNSSLMSEIILALIYVGIVGLLLDRFMAFLEKVVVPGEHK; encoded by the coding sequence ATGGCTAGCTCTGCTACTGAGATTCGTCCCCGTCGTAAAAAGAATCCTCTCCGCTTTCTCTATGCGCCTAGGGTGATTCGTCCCCTTGTGGCGATCGCCGTATTATTGGTGATTTGGCAGATTGTTTGTGCGGGGCCGGATTCTAATTTACCCAGTCCAGTACAAGTATTTCAGGATACGAAGGACTTAATTTTTGATCCTTTCTTTGATGATGGCGGAACCAATAAAGGCTTAGGTTTGCAGATTTTAGCAAGCTTGACCCGTGTCGCCATTGGTTTTACTGGAGCCTCTGTGGTGGGCATTGGTTTAGGTATTTTAATCGGCACAAATAAGTTAGTTTATGATGCCCTTGATCCTGTATTTCAAGTATTAAGAACGATTCCGCCTTTGGCTTGGTTGCCCATTGCCCTAGCTTCGTTTCAGCAGGCAGAACCTTCCGCGATTTTTGTTATTTTCATTACGGCAATTTGGCCCATTGTGATTAATACAACGGTGGGTGTACAGCAAATTCCCCAAGACTATCAGAATGTTTCGCGGGTTTTAAGGCTATCGAAGGTGGAGTATTTCTTTAATATTCTTTTCCCTGCTGCTGTGCCTTATATTTTCACTGGTTTGCGTATCGGCATTGGCCTTTCTTGGTTGGCAATTGTTGCTGCGGAAATGTTAATTGGTGGTGTGGGAATTGGCTTCTTTATTTGGGATGCTTACAACAGTTCTTTGATGAGTGAAATTATTCTTGCTCTAATTTATGTCGGGATTGTGGGTTTGTTATTGGATCGCTTTATGGCATTTCTTGAAAAGGTTGTGGTTCCGGGAGAACACAAGTAA
- a CDS encoding CmpA/NrtA family ABC transporter substrate-binding protein — translation MNQFSRRKFIVTAASAAIGTTILHGCGSSETPDTATTTTTSPLVAGDNAPETTTATLGFIALTDSAPLIIAKEKGFYAKYGMPDVIVKKEASWATTRDNIVLGSENGGIDGAHILTPMPYLISLGTVTDGKPTPMYILARLNVNGQGIMLGNNYKDLKVGLDTAPLKEAFAQVDGPKVAMTFPGGTHDLWIRYWLAAGGLEPEKDFSTIVVPPAQMVANVKVNAMESFCVGEPWPLQTVNQEVGYQAITTGELWKDHPEKAFGMRKEWVDKHPKATKALLMAVLEAQQWCEQPENKDEMCEIVAKREWFKVPFEDIIDRSKGTYDFGNGEPPFEDTDLMQKYWADFASYPFKSHDQWFLTENIRWGYLPASTDVNKIVDEVNREDLWREAAAAIGVPEAEIPTSTSRGVETFFDGVEFDPENPQAYLDSLTLKAIKA, via the coding sequence ATGAATCAATTTTCGCGACGCAAGTTTATCGTAACGGCTGCCAGTGCGGCGATTGGAACAACAATCCTCCATGGGTGCGGCAGTTCCGAAACCCCGGACACCGCGACCACAACAACCACTTCACCCCTTGTCGCTGGTGATAATGCCCCAGAAACCACCACCGCAACATTGGGCTTTATTGCTTTAACAGACTCTGCCCCCCTAATTATTGCCAAAGAAAAAGGCTTTTATGCTAAATACGGGATGCCAGATGTCATCGTCAAAAAAGAAGCCTCTTGGGCGACTACCCGCGACAATATTGTTCTAGGTTCCGAGAATGGTGGTATTGATGGTGCTCACATCCTGACCCCCATGCCTTACCTCATTAGTTTGGGCACAGTGACCGATGGTAAGCCCACGCCGATGTACATCTTGGCTCGCTTGAATGTGAACGGTCAGGGCATCATGCTCGGTAACAATTACAAAGATCTCAAGGTTGGTTTAGATACAGCACCGCTGAAGGAAGCCTTTGCTCAGGTAGATGGCCCCAAAGTCGCCATGACATTCCCCGGTGGAACCCATGATCTGTGGATTCGTTATTGGTTAGCCGCTGGTGGTTTAGAGCCAGAAAAAGATTTTTCAACCATTGTGGTTCCTCCGGCGCAGATGGTCGCCAACGTCAAAGTAAATGCCATGGAATCTTTCTGTGTGGGTGAGCCCTGGCCGCTGCAAACTGTGAACCAAGAGGTCGGTTATCAGGCGATTACGACGGGTGAACTTTGGAAAGATCACCCAGAGAAGGCGTTTGGTATGCGTAAGGAATGGGTAGACAAGCATCCGAAAGCAACGAAGGCGTTATTGATGGCTGTGTTGGAAGCGCAGCAATGGTGTGAGCAGCCTGAGAACAAAGATGAGATGTGTGAAATTGTCGCCAAGCGGGAGTGGTTCAAGGTTCCTTTTGAGGACATTATTGATCGCTCTAAGGGAACGTATGATTTTGGTAATGGCGAGCCGCCGTTTGAAGACACCGATCTGATGCAGAAATATTGGGCTGATTTTGCGTCCTATCCTTTCAAAAGCCATGATCAGTGGTTCTTAACGGAGAATATTCGTTGGGGTTATCTCCCGGCGAGTACGGATGTGAACAAGATCGTGGATGAGGTCAACCGCGAGGATCTATGGCGTGAGGCGGCGGCGGCGATTGGTGTGCCTGAGGCTGAGATTCCGACCAGTACTTCCCGTGGGGTTGAGACGTTTTTTGATGGTGTGGAATTTGATCCAGAAAATCCCCAGGCTTATCTAGATAGCCTAACTCTGAAGGCGATTAAGGCTTAA